Proteins from a single region of Desulfonatronovibrio magnus:
- a CDS encoding KilA-N domain-containing protein, producing the protein MAKNNTITVLNTEVKIKVIDQNDFICITDIAKSRNPKHPDDLIRNWLRNRNTLELLGIWEQLHNPDFNPVEFDGIKKQAGLNSFTLTPKQWISLTRSIGLDSKTGRYGGTYAHKDIAFEFASWVSVEFKLYLIKEFQRLKEEEQKQLGWDVKRQLTKINYRIHTDAIKENLIPPELTRQQVNFIYAPEADILNMALFGKTAREWRDEHSA; encoded by the coding sequence ATGGCTAAGAATAATACGATCACAGTTTTGAATACTGAGGTAAAAATAAAGGTAATCGATCAAAACGACTTTATCTGCATTACTGATATCGCAAAATCGAGAAATCCTAAGCATCCAGACGACTTAATCAGAAACTGGCTTAGAAATCGCAATACACTGGAACTTTTAGGGATTTGGGAGCAGCTCCACAATCCTGATTTTAATCCCGTCGAATTCGACGGGATTAAAAAGCAGGCCGGACTGAACAGTTTCACGCTTACGCCCAAGCAATGGATCTCTTTAACCAGATCCATCGGCCTGGACTCCAAAACAGGACGCTATGGAGGTACTTACGCACATAAGGACATAGCCTTTGAGTTTGCTTCCTGGGTATCCGTCGAATTCAAGCTCTACCTTATCAAAGAATTTCAACGCCTCAAGGAAGAAGAACAGAAGCAGCTTGGTTGGGATGTGAAACGCCAGCTCACCAAAATCAATTATCGGATTCATACTGACGCCATTAAAGAAAACCTGATTCCACCGGAATTGACCAGGCAGCAGGTGAACTTCATTTATGCGCCGGAAGCCGATATCCTGAATATGGCTCTTTTCGGGAAGACCGCCAGAGAGTGGCGGGATGAACACTCTGCCTAA